A single window of Arvicanthis niloticus isolate mArvNil1 chromosome 20, mArvNil1.pat.X, whole genome shotgun sequence DNA harbors:
- the LOC117724946 gene encoding H-2 class II histocompatibility antigen, A-R alpha chain-like produces the protein MPLSRALILGVLALTTVLSRCGGEDDIEADHVGNYGINVYQSYGSSGQYTHQFDGDEEFYVDLGKKETVWKLPEFAQLRSFDPQLALQNMAILKYNLELLTKRPNSTPAANKAPEATVFPKSPVLLGQPNTLICFVDNIFPPVINITWLRNSESVTEGVYETSFLSNPDHSFHKMSYLTFIPSDDDVYDCKVEHWGLDEPVLKHWEPEVPAPMSELTETVVCALGLSVGLVGIVVGTILLIKGLQSGGPSRHPGPL, from the exons ATGCCACTTAGCAGAGCTCTGATTCTGGGGGTCCTCGCCCTGACCACCGTGCTCAGCCGCTGTGGCGGTGAAGACGACATTGAGG CTGACCACGTAGGCAACTATGGTATAAATGTTTATCAGTCTTATGGATCCAGCGGCCAGTACACACATCAATTTGATGGAGATGAGGAATTCTATGTGGACTTGGGTAAGAAGGAAACTGTCTGGAAGCTTCCTGAGTTTGCACAACTGAGAAGCTTTGACCCCCAACTTGCACTGCAAAACATGGCTATATTAAAATACAACTTGGAACTCCTGACTAAGAGGCCAAATTCAACCCCAGCTGCCAACA AGGCTCCTGAGGCGACCGTGTTCCCCAAGTCCCCTGTGCTGCTGGGTCAGCCCAACACCCTCATCTGCTTTGTGGACAACATCTTCCCTCCTGTGATCAACATCACATGGTTGAGAAACAGCGAGTCAGTCACAGAAGGCGTTTATGAGACCAGCTTCCTCTCCAACCCTGACCATTCCTTCCACAAGATGTCTTACCTCACCTTCATCCCTTCTGACGATGACGTTTACGACTGCAAGGTGGAACACTGGGGCCTGGACGAGCCGGTTCTCAAACACTGGG AACCTGAGGTTCCAGCCCCCATGTCAGAGCTGACAGAGACTGTGGTCTGTGCCCTGGGGTTGTCTGTGGGCCTTGTGGGCATCGTGGTGGGCACCATCTTACTCATTAAAGGCCTGCAATCAGGTGGCCCCTCCAGACACCCTGGGCCCTTATGA